The following are encoded together in the Actinoplanes sp. N902-109 genome:
- a CDS encoding 8-oxoguanine deaminase: protein MIVIENATVATVDAAGTEHATGHVVVGDDGRIAAVGPGPSGHAGGIDGSGCLLTPGLVNTHHHLYQWATRGLAQDETLFGWLTTLYPIWGRIDAGTVGAAAGAALGWLALSGCTTSTDHHYVFPRDGGDVLEAEIMAAREVGLRFHPTRGSMDLGRSQGGLPPDHVVEDTDAALAATEAAVDKWHDPAPDSMLRIGISPCSPFSVTSRLMTEAAALARRKGVRLHTHLAETDDEEDFCRERFGCTPVEYAERLGWLGEDVWLAHGVHLDDASVAKLAATGTGVAHCPSSNARLGAGLARVRDLLDAGVPVGLGVDGSASQEAAHLGEELRQALYVARLRGGPGALTARESLRLGTMGGARLLGRQADIGSIEVGKLADLVLWRLDGLGHDGIDDKVAALVLGPAAPVELALVGGRPVVERGHLVTVDAGELTRRARDAHRRLLDVI from the coding sequence GTGATCGTCATCGAGAACGCCACCGTCGCCACGGTCGATGCCGCCGGCACCGAACACGCCACCGGCCACGTCGTGGTCGGCGACGACGGCCGTATCGCCGCGGTCGGGCCGGGCCCCTCGGGTCACGCCGGTGGGATCGACGGCAGCGGCTGCCTGCTCACCCCGGGGCTGGTCAACACCCATCACCACCTCTACCAGTGGGCCACCCGCGGGCTGGCGCAGGACGAGACGTTGTTCGGCTGGCTCACCACGCTGTACCCGATCTGGGGCCGGATCGACGCCGGGACGGTGGGCGCGGCGGCCGGGGCGGCGCTGGGCTGGCTGGCGCTGTCCGGCTGCACCACCAGCACCGACCACCACTACGTTTTCCCGCGCGACGGCGGCGACGTCCTCGAGGCCGAGATCATGGCGGCCCGCGAGGTCGGGCTGCGCTTCCACCCCACCCGCGGCTCGATGGATCTCGGGCGGTCGCAGGGCGGGTTGCCGCCGGACCACGTGGTCGAGGACACCGACGCGGCGCTGGCGGCGACCGAGGCGGCCGTGGACAAGTGGCACGACCCCGCGCCGGACTCGATGCTGCGGATCGGGATCTCGCCGTGCTCGCCGTTCTCGGTCACCTCGCGGCTGATGACCGAGGCCGCCGCGCTGGCCCGGCGCAAGGGCGTGCGGCTGCACACCCACCTGGCCGAGACCGACGACGAGGAGGACTTCTGCCGGGAGCGCTTCGGCTGCACCCCGGTCGAGTACGCCGAACGGCTGGGCTGGCTGGGCGAGGACGTGTGGCTGGCGCACGGCGTGCACCTGGACGACGCCTCCGTGGCCAAGCTCGCCGCCACCGGCACCGGTGTGGCGCACTGCCCCAGCTCCAACGCCCGGCTCGGCGCCGGGCTGGCCCGGGTGCGGGACCTGCTCGACGCGGGGGTGCCGGTGGGCCTCGGCGTGGACGGCTCGGCGTCGCAGGAGGCGGCGCACCTGGGCGAGGAACTGCGGCAGGCGCTGTACGTGGCCCGGCTGCGCGGCGGCCCGGGTGCCCTGACCGCGCGGGAGTCGCTGCGGCTGGGCACGATGGGCGGCGCCCGGCTGCTGGGGCGCCAGGCGGATATCGGCAGCATCGAGGTGGGTAAACTCGCCGATCTCGTGCTGTGGCGGCTGGACGGGCTCGGTCACGACGGCATCGACGACAAGGTCGCGGCGCTGGTGCTCGGCCCGGCCGCGCCGGTCGAGCTGGCCCTGGTCGGCGGCCGGCCGGTGGTGGAGCGCGGGCACCTGGTCACCGTGGACGCCGGGGAGCTGACCCGGCGGGCACGCGACGCACACCGCCGGTTGCTCGACGTCATTTAA
- the pucL gene encoding factor-independent urate hydroxylase — MAIVLGDNRYGKAETRLVRVTRDGDTHRLADLNVSIALSGDLTATHVSGDNAGVLPTDTMKNTVYAFARRPGVGEPEEFALLLARHFVEAQPQITRATVGIEAYGWERLGPHSFRRKGDYVRTARVDHTADTTQVVSGLTDFVVLNSTDSEFHGFTRDRYTTLPETTDRILATAVDARWRHLGPDGAWAESFEGVKDAMVNAFVTTYSYSLQQTLFTMGSRVLEQRPEVAEIRLALPNKHHYLVDLSAFDLENPGEVFIAGDRPYGLIEGTVTRDDAPPAEVGWYL, encoded by the coding sequence CGACAACCGGTACGGCAAGGCGGAGACCCGGCTGGTGCGGGTGACCCGGGACGGCGACACGCACCGGCTGGCCGACCTGAACGTGAGCATCGCGCTGTCCGGGGACCTCACGGCCACCCATGTCAGCGGGGACAACGCCGGGGTGCTGCCGACCGACACCATGAAGAACACGGTGTACGCGTTCGCCCGCCGGCCCGGCGTGGGCGAGCCGGAGGAGTTCGCGCTGCTGCTGGCCCGCCACTTCGTCGAGGCGCAGCCGCAGATCACCCGGGCCACCGTGGGCATCGAGGCGTACGGGTGGGAGCGGCTCGGCCCGCACTCGTTCCGCCGCAAGGGTGACTACGTGCGGACCGCCCGGGTCGACCACACCGCGGACACCACCCAGGTCGTCTCCGGGCTGACCGACTTCGTGGTGCTGAACTCGACGGACTCGGAGTTCCACGGCTTCACCCGGGACCGGTACACCACGCTGCCGGAGACGACCGACCGCATCCTCGCCACGGCCGTCGACGCCCGCTGGCGGCATCTCGGCCCGGACGGCGCCTGGGCCGAGTCGTTCGAGGGTGTGAAGGACGCGATGGTCAACGCCTTCGTGACGACGTACAGCTACTCCCTGCAGCAGACGCTGTTCACGATGGGCAGCCGGGTGCTGGAGCAGCGCCCGGAGGTCGCCGAGATCCGCCTGGCGCTGCCCAACAAGCACCACTACCTGGTCGACCTGTCGGCGTTCGACCTGGAGAACCCGGGTGAGGTGTTCATCGCCGGGGACCGGCCGTACGGGCTGATCGAGGGCACAGTGACCCGCGACGACGCCCCGCCGGCCGAGGTGGGGTGGTACCTGTGA